CTGGTTGCTGGAAAGAGTGAATTCGGCGGCCTCGAATATCCCCGTATTCCAGATGGGGTAGAAAGTGTAGGGCGTCTCATTCGGAGCCCCCACGAGGATGGTGTCGCCATGCAGCAGGCTGCTCGCAAGCACGATGAGGAATAACGCCAGCCATGCCCGAGATTTCATCTTTGTCCTCCTGAAACTGTCAAGCCGCTCCATACGGATGCAGGCACCGCTTGCGACGACGCATACAGAGGCCAGCCAATCCACTGCCCACCAGCGCCCAGCTCGCCGGCTCCGGCACCTGTCCCGGAACCAGCACTGCTTCTATCGTCGCGGGCGCTCCGGTCACGTCGAGCACCTGGAAGGTGCCAGGCAGCAGTTCCAGATAGCCCTGCTGGTTAATGGTGTAAAGCTCCGGGCCTGTCAGATCGAAGATGCCCAGCCCAACCGTGGCTTCCGCTGTGTCGTCCATGCCCCCGCCAATCAA
This genomic interval from Terriglobales bacterium contains the following:
- a CDS encoding PEP-CTERM sorting domain-containing protein → MARRSLPLALAIGLLFAVPAAADNIDYTVTGNFGTVTFSLPQFPTPTWYFSGFFYEFDGISTSAGIDNIAFRGTLIGGGMDDTAEATVGLGIFDLTGPELYTINQQGYLELLPGTFQVLDVTGAPATIEAVLVPGQVPEPASWALVGSGLAGLCMRRRKRCLHPYGAA